One Silene latifolia isolate original U9 population chromosome 4, ASM4854445v1, whole genome shotgun sequence DNA segment encodes these proteins:
- the LOC141653833 gene encoding structural maintenance of chromosomes protein 4 — protein MANESTQSNSRTPRLFIQEMVMKNFKSYAGEQRVGPFHKSFSAVVGPNGSGKSNVIDAMLFVFGKRAKQMRLNKVSELIHNSTNHQNLESASVSVHFQEIVDLDDGEYEVVPGSEFSITRVACRDNSSKYYINKRSSNFTEVTTKLKAKGVDLDNNRFLILQGEVEQISLMKPKAQGPHDEGFLEYLEDIIGTNKYVEKIEDSHKQLESLNEKRSGVVQMVKLAEKERDSLEDVKNEAEAYMLKELSLLKWQEKATKVAAEENSAKMVELQTNLSSLEESLKSKRDEIRGNSATLKELETLHNKYLKRHEDLDNELRKCKEQFKEFERQDVKHREDLKHIKQKIKKIEDKAEKDAAKITDFTRATENAAILIPKLEGEIPELQKCLLDEEKVLEEIKERSKGETEKFRAELAKVRAELEPWESQLMDHKGKLEVASTEHKLLKEKHEGARKAFEDALKQMNNISETIESKTEAMTRIQNKLESSKSEASGARKAEQECIKEQEALIPLEQTARQKVMELVSVMESEKSQGSVLKEILRAKETNQIQGIHGRMGDLGAIDAKYDVAISTACPGLDYILVETAEAAQKCVDLLREKNLGIATFMILEKQERHRDQLKRKVNTPEGVPRLFDLIKVKDERLKLGFYELMRNTVVARDLEQASRIAYGRDNEFKRVVTLEGALFEKSGTMSGGGSKPRGGKMGTSIRADTVSREAVANAEKELSALVDKLNAVRKQIADSVQTYQSLDKVIQQLEMELARSKKEIDSYNTQHGYLKNQLDSLKSAAQPRKEEVAKLTELQKIIDAEQKEIGQLTQGSVKLKEKASELQSKIENAGGERLKNQKAKVDKMQSDIDKHGTEINRHKVQIETGEKMIKKLTKAIEDSKKEKDLLLQERAKLDSGFKEITEKAFEVQENYKKTQELIDQHRVVLDEAKSDYESLKRKMDELRTTEVDAEFKLKDLKKVCREMEIKEKGYRKKLDDLQNAIVKHMEQITQDSVDPEKLQAALADETLTMSCDLKRGMEMVALLEAQLKEMNPNLDSISEYRKKVASYNERVDELNAVTQERDDLKKQYDEWRKRRLDEFMAGFNTISLKLKEMYQMITLGGDAELELVDSLDPFSEGVVFSVRPPKKSWKNIANLSGGEKTLSSLALVFALHHYKPTPLYVMDEIDAALDFKNVSIVGHYVKDRTKNAQFIIISLRNNMFELADRLVGIYKTDNCTKSITINPGSFAVCKNVA, from the exons ATGGCGAACGAGTCAACTCAGTCGAATTCTCGAACTCCGAGACTCTTCATCCAGGAAATGGTGATGAAAAATTTCAAGTCTTACGCCGGCGAACAGCGTGTTGGCCCTTTTCACaag AGTTTTTCTGCTGTTGTTGGACCAAATGGTAGTGGGAAGAGCAATGTCATTGACGCTATGCTTTTCGTGTTCGGAAAGCGCGCTAAGCAG ATGAGACTGAACAAAGTTTCGGAGCTTATTCATAACTCAACTAATCACCAGAACTTAGAGAGTGCTAGTGTGTCGGTGCATTTTCAGGAGATTGTTGATCTG GATGATGGGGAATATGAAGTTGTCCCAGGTAGTGAGTTTTCTATAACAAGGGTTGCATGTCGTGATAACTCTTCTAAGTATTATATTAACAAAAGATCGAGTAATTTTACTGAGGTTACCACAAAATTAAAGGCAAAGGGAGTTGACTTGGACAACAATCGGTTTCTAATCCTCCAG GGTGAGGTTGAGCAAATATCTTTAATGAAGCCAAAAGCGCAAGGGCCTCATGATGAAGGATTCCTTGAATACCTCGAGGATATAATTGGAACCAACAAATACGTGGAGAAGATAGAGGACTCACATAAACA GTTAGAATCTCTAAATGAGAAGAGATCTGGAGTTGTGCAGATGGTGAAGTTGGCAGAGAAAGAGAGAGATAGTCTGGAG GATGTGAAGAATGAAGCAGAAGCTTATATGCTGAAGGAATTGTCACTGCTGAAATGGCAAGAAAAGGCTACAAAAGTTGCTGCTGAAGAGAACAGTGCTAAAATGGTTGAGCTGCAAACTAACCTTTCAAGTTTGGAGGAAAGTTTGAAGTCCAAAAG AGATGAGATTCGGGGAAACAGTGCTACTTTGAAGGAGCTTGAAACTTTGCACAACAAGTATCTCAAGAGACATGAG GATCTTgacaatgaactaagaaaatgTAAGGAGCAGTTTAAGGAATTTGAAAGGCAAGACGTCAAACACAGAGAAGATTTAAAGCACATCAAGCAAAAGATTAAAAAAATTGAAGATAAGGCTGAAAAG GATGCAGCAAAGATCACCGATTTCACAAGAGCAACTGAGAATGCAGCCATTTTGATTCCCAAGCTGGAGGGAGAGATACCTGAACTGCAGAAGTGCTTACTGGATGAAGAGAAAGTATTAgaagaaataaaggaaagatctAAAG GTGAAACTGAAAAATTCCGTGCTGAGTTAGCCAAGGTTCGGGCAGAATTGGAGCCTTGGGAGAGTCAGCTGATGGACCACAAGGGAAAACTTGAAGTTGCATCCACTGAACACAAGCTTCTAAAGGAAAAG CATGAAGGTGCACGTAAAGCGTTTGAGGATGCACTAAAGCAAATGAACAATATCAGTGAGACAATAGAATCCAAAACTGAAGCTATGACAAGAATTCAGAATAAACTAGAATCTAGCAAGTCAGAGGCTTCTGGTGCGCGTAAAGCGGAGCAA GAATGCATCAAAGAACAAGAAGCTCTAATTCCCTTGGAACAAACTGCTAGACAAAAGGTCATGGAACTTGTATCTGTTATGGAGTCTGAAAAGAGCCAAGGTTCTGTGCTAAAAGAAATTCTGCGGGCTAAAGAAACAAATCAGATTCAGGGGATACATGGACGCATGGGTGATTTAGGTGCTATTGATG CTAAATATGATGTTGCCATATCAACCGCATGCCCTGGACTTGATTATATTCTTGTAGAGACTGCTGAAGCCGCACAAAAATGTGTAGATTTGTTACGAGAGAAAAATCTTGGCATTGCCACATTCATGATACTG GAGAAACAAGAGAGGCATCGCGATCAGTTGAAGAGAAAAGTAAATACCCCAGAGGGAGTTCCTCGGCTCTTTGACTTAATAAAAGTCAAGGATGAAAGATTAAAACTTGGATTCTATGAGTTAATGAGGAATACTGTAGTAGCTAGAGACCTTGAGCAG GCTTCACGTATAGCATATGGTCGAGACAACGAATTCAAACGAGTTGTTACTTTGGAAGGTGCACTATTCGAAAAATCAGGAACCATGAGTGGTGGAGGGAGCAAGCCACGTGGTGGAAAAATGGGGACATCTATTCGTGCAGACACTGTCTCCCGAGAAGCTGTTGCTAACGCTGAAAAGGAACTCTCAGCTTTGGTTGATAAGCTGAATGCAGTACGAAAACAAATTGCTGATTCTGTTCAAACTTACCAATCATTGGACAAGGTTATTCAGCAATTAGAGATGGAATTAGCTCGGAGTAAGAAAGAG ATTGACAGTTATAACACACAACATGGCTACCTTAAGAACCAACTTGACTCCCTAAAGTCTGCTGCAcaaccaaggaaagaggaggttGCCAAGCTTACAGAGCTCCAGAAAATCATAGATGCGGAACAGAAAGAGATTGGCCAATTAACACAGGGCTCTGTGAAATTAAAGGAAAAG GCATCAGAGCTTCAAAGTAAAATAGAAAATGCTGGAGGTGAGAGACTTAAAAATCAAAAGGCAAAGGTCGACAAGATGCAATCA GATATAGACAAACATGGCACAGAAATTAACCGCCACAAGGTTCAAATTGAAACTGGTGAGAAAATGATAAAAAAGTTGACGAAAGCGATTGAGGATTCAAAAAAAGAGAAAGATTTGCTTCTTCAAGAGAGAGCAAAGCTGGACTCGGGATTTAAAGAAATAACGGAGAAGGCGTTTGAAGTTCAAGAGAATTACAAAAAGACCCAAGAG TTGATTGATCAACACAGAGTTGTTTTGGATGAAGCAAAATCTGATTATGAGAGCCTGAAGAGGAAAATGGATGAGCTGCGAACAACTGAG GTTGATGCTGAATTTAAGCTTAAAGACTTGAAGAAAGTTTGCAGAGAGATGGAAATTAAAGAAAAGGGTTATAGGAAAAAGCTTGATGATTTGCAAAATGCAATTGTGAAGCATATGGAACA AATCACTCAAGATTCCGTGGATCCTGAAAAGCTTCAAGCAGCCCTGGCAGATGAGACTCTTACTATGTCTTGCGATCTTAAGAGGGGAATGGAAATGGTGGCACTACTCGAAGCACAACTGAAAGAGATGAATCCTAATCTTGATTCGATTTCTGA ATACCGGAAAAAAGTAGCATCATACAATGAACGAGTAGACGAGCTTAATGCAGTAACTCAAGAACGAGATGACTTGAAGAAGCAATATGATGAATGGAGAAAGAGAAG GTTGGATGAGTTCATGGCTGGGTTTAATACCATTTCTCTGAAGCTTAAAGAAATGTATCAG ATGATTACACTTGGTGGAGATGCAGAGCTTGAATTGGTCGACTCTTTGGATCCTTTCTCTGAAGGGGTTGTTTTCAGTGTGAGACCACCCAAAAAGAGCTGGAAGAATATCGCAAATTTATCGGGTGGTGAAAAG ACTCTCAGCTCTTTAGCTCTGGTTTTTGCACTTCATCACTACAAACCTACACCTCTTTATGTCATGGATGAGATTGATGCTGCCCTGG ATTTTAAGAATGTCTCAATTGTCGGCCATTATGTGAAGGATCGAACAAAGAATGCACAATTCATAATCATAAG CCTTAGGAATAACATGTTTGAGTTGGCTGACCGTCTTGTTGGCATATATAAAACCGATAACTGCACAAAGAGTATAACAATTAACCCTGGTAGCTTTGCGGTTTGCAAAAATGTTGCGTAA